A region from the Benincasa hispida cultivar B227 chromosome 8, ASM972705v1, whole genome shotgun sequence genome encodes:
- the LOC120082455 gene encoding lectin-like codes for MDPEELEARKYLGVKLSYGHNLDCIFSHSDDKLQNPTFVPLFDQLLDGVSFNQGTRKFRLNQPTNSNRVFILPKALSIAWVNDTRYWKWIIVTDNRNEVEAPQLIQVSWFDIHGSVKASWLSSRVVYLVAFLVMLTEDASGWNHHVNLTIKKPNGCTVETKVSLEGKPKGEFFEVWAGDFILDNCGCGDSGVVEFGMYEHGGHWKRGLIVKGVVIRSKASAGCPHETLSLVQGLNWLRPCNLGQRPQPAVHLLPQSKASAGCPQANV; via the exons ATGGATCCCGAAGAGTTGGAAGCAAGAAAGTATTTAGGAGTAAAATTGTCTTATGGCCATAACTTGGATTGTATTTTCTCGCATTCAGACGACAAATTGCAAAATCCAACCTTCGTTCCTCTTTTTGATCAACTCCTTGATGGGGTCTCATTCAACCAAGGAACTCGA AAATTCAGACTGAATCAGCCGACAAACAGTAATCGAGTGTTTATATTACCCAAAGCCCTCTCAATAGCTTGGGTTAATGACACCCGATACTGGAAATGGATAATCGTGACCGACAATCG TAATGAAGTGGAAGCCCCTCAGCTTATACAAGTAAGTTGGTTTGATATTCATGGATCAGTGAAGGCGTCATGGCTCTCATCAAGAGTTGTATATTTGGTAGCATTTTTGGTAATGCTCACTGAAGATGCCTCCGGATGGAATCATCATGTGAATTTGACAATCAAGAAGCCAAACGGGTGCACGGTTGAGACCAAAGTAAGCCTCGAGGGGAAGCCGAAAGGCGAGTTTTTCGAGGTGTGGGCAGGAGACTTCATACTCGATAACTGTGGATGTGGCGATAGCGGCGTGGTCGAGTTTGGCATGTATGAACATGGAGGGCATTGGAAAAGAGGGTTGATTGTGAAAGGTGTTGTGATTCGATCAAAGGCCTCAGCTGGCTGCCCACATGAGACCTTGTCCTTGGTCCAAGGCCTCAACTGGCTGCGCCCATGCAACCTCGGTCAAAGGCCTCAGCCGGCTGTCCACCTGCTACCACAATCAAAGGCCTCAGCTGGCTGCCCACAGGCTAATGTGTGA